In Nymphaea colorata isolate Beijing-Zhang1983 chromosome 13, ASM883128v2, whole genome shotgun sequence, one DNA window encodes the following:
- the LOC116266567 gene encoding 1-acyl-sn-glycerol-3-phosphate acyltransferase PLS1-like isoform X1, translated as MALLAAVAIVPIGLLFLLSGLVINLLQAICYLSFRPFSKRLHRRINRVLAELLWLEVVWLFDWWGGFKVQVYTDYVTLQAMGKEHALVMSNHRSDVDWLVGWVLAQRSGCLGSALAVMKKSSKFLPVFGWSMFFSEYVFLERSWAKDQATLKAGLQMLEDFPQPFWLALFVEGTRFTQEKLLAAQQYAMTAGLPVPRNTLVPRTKGFVSTINTIRSFVPAIYDVTVAVPRGQPAPTMLNILARKPSVIHVLIKRHSTDELPKTDAAIAQWCRDTFIEKDLLLDAHAAENTFGEKNLQMIGRPKKSLLVVLMWACILVIGAFFFFTWTALLSTWKGISCIVAILLLITLVMHVFILFTQSDRSNPATVQPVKPQNEAHRPLLC; from the exons ATGGCTCTCTTGGCAGCTGTGGCCATTGTCCCGATcggccttctttttcttctttccggACTCGTTATCAATCTTTTACAG GCCATTTGCTATCTTTCCTTCCGCCCATTTTCCAAAAGGTTGCACAGGAGGATCAATCGAGTTCTCGCTGAGCTGCTGTGGTTGGAGGTGGTGTGGCTTTTTGATTGGTGGGGAGGATttaag GTTCAAGTGTATACTGATTATGTTACATTACAAGCTATGG GTAAGGAGCATGCTCTTGTCATGTCTAATCATAGAAGTGATGTCGATTGGCTTGTTGGATGGGTTTTAGCCCAG CGCTCAGGCTGTCTTGGAAGTGCACTTGCTGTCATGAAGAAGTCTTCAAAATTTCTTCCG GTTTTTGGATGGTCAATGTTCTTTTCCGAATATGTTTTCCTTGAGAGAAGCTGGGCAAAGGACCAAGCCACATTGAAG GCTGGATTGCAAATGTTGGAAGATTTTCCTCAGCCTTTTTGGTTAGCTCTTTTTGTTGAAGGAACACGATTCACCCAGGAAAAACTTTTAGCAGCTCAGCAATATGCAATGACTGCAGGACTACCAGTTCCTAGAAATACACTAGTTCCTCGAACAAAG GGATTTGTGTCAACCATAAACACCATACGTTCCTTTGTACCTGCTATTTATGATGTCACTGTGGCTGTTCCTCGTGGTCAACCTGCACCCACAATGCTCAATATTTTGGCAAGGAAGCCGTCTGTG ATACATGTCCTTATCAAGAGACACTCTACTGATGAACTACCTAAGACAGATGCTGCAATTGCTCAATGGTGTAGAGATACATTTATAGAAAAG GATTTGTTGTTAGACGCACATGCAGCTGAAAATACTTTTGGTGAGAAAAACCTTCAAATGATAGGTCGACCAAAGAAATCTTTGCTG GTTGTTCTTATGTGGGCATGCATCCTTGTAATCggtgctttcttcttctttacatGGACTGCACTTCTGTCGACATGGAAAGGGATCTCATGTATTGTAGCCATCCTACTGCTCATCACACTTGTTATGCATGTGTTCATCTTGTTCACCCAATCAGATCGTTCAAATCCAGCAACCGTGCAACCTGTCAAGCCACAAAATGAG GCTCACCGTCCTCTGCTTTGTTAA
- the LOC116266567 gene encoding 1-acyl-sn-glycerol-3-phosphate acyltransferase 2-like isoform X2, giving the protein MALLAAVAIVPIGLLFLLSGLVINLLQAICYLSFRPFSKRLHRRINRVLAELLWLEVVWLFDWWGGFKVQVYTDYVTLQAMGKEHALVMSNHRSDVDWLVGWVLAQRSGCLGSALAVMKKSSKFLPVFGWSMFFSEYVFLERSWAKDQATLKAGLQMLEDFPQPFWLALFVEGTRFTQEKLLAAQQYAMTAGLPVPRNTLVPRTKGFVSTINTIRSFVPAIYDVTVAVPRGQPAPTMLNILARKPSVDLLLDAHAAENTFGEKNLQMIGRPKKSLLVVLMWACILVIGAFFFFTWTALLSTWKGISCIVAILLLITLVMHVFILFTQSDRSNPATVQPVKPQNEAHRPLLC; this is encoded by the exons ATGGCTCTCTTGGCAGCTGTGGCCATTGTCCCGATcggccttctttttcttctttccggACTCGTTATCAATCTTTTACAG GCCATTTGCTATCTTTCCTTCCGCCCATTTTCCAAAAGGTTGCACAGGAGGATCAATCGAGTTCTCGCTGAGCTGCTGTGGTTGGAGGTGGTGTGGCTTTTTGATTGGTGGGGAGGATttaag GTTCAAGTGTATACTGATTATGTTACATTACAAGCTATGG GTAAGGAGCATGCTCTTGTCATGTCTAATCATAGAAGTGATGTCGATTGGCTTGTTGGATGGGTTTTAGCCCAG CGCTCAGGCTGTCTTGGAAGTGCACTTGCTGTCATGAAGAAGTCTTCAAAATTTCTTCCG GTTTTTGGATGGTCAATGTTCTTTTCCGAATATGTTTTCCTTGAGAGAAGCTGGGCAAAGGACCAAGCCACATTGAAG GCTGGATTGCAAATGTTGGAAGATTTTCCTCAGCCTTTTTGGTTAGCTCTTTTTGTTGAAGGAACACGATTCACCCAGGAAAAACTTTTAGCAGCTCAGCAATATGCAATGACTGCAGGACTACCAGTTCCTAGAAATACACTAGTTCCTCGAACAAAG GGATTTGTGTCAACCATAAACACCATACGTTCCTTTGTACCTGCTATTTATGATGTCACTGTGGCTGTTCCTCGTGGTCAACCTGCACCCACAATGCTCAATATTTTGGCAAGGAAGCCGTCTGTG GATTTGTTGTTAGACGCACATGCAGCTGAAAATACTTTTGGTGAGAAAAACCTTCAAATGATAGGTCGACCAAAGAAATCTTTGCTG GTTGTTCTTATGTGGGCATGCATCCTTGTAATCggtgctttcttcttctttacatGGACTGCACTTCTGTCGACATGGAAAGGGATCTCATGTATTGTAGCCATCCTACTGCTCATCACACTTGTTATGCATGTGTTCATCTTGTTCACCCAATCAGATCGTTCAAATCCAGCAACCGTGCAACCTGTCAAGCCACAAAATGAG GCTCACCGTCCTCTGCTTTGTTAA